A genomic stretch from Pirellulales bacterium includes:
- a CDS encoding YqeG family HAD IIIA-type phosphatase, with amino-acid sequence MPTWITTCARPDLYLNSVLDLKLNSLRQFNICALFLDVDCTLKNHGSRTLNAGVQDWIDSLRNEGIEMCLLSNGRRARIEKLAKQIDLPFVSLAFKPFPFGCRKAARKLGVCTRNSAIVGDQVFADVMAGKLAGLFTILVCPTSTAEPWFTRVKRPIERFVLARMACQPRSTVQATYTPQNNKPVGNNSK; translated from the coding sequence ATGCCTACTTGGATTACTACTTGCGCTCGTCCCGACCTCTACTTGAACAGCGTGCTAGACTTGAAGCTTAACAGCCTTCGGCAGTTCAACATCTGCGCACTTTTCTTGGACGTCGATTGCACACTTAAGAACCACGGCTCTCGTACGCTCAATGCGGGAGTTCAAGATTGGATCGATTCACTTCGCAACGAGGGAATCGAGATGTGCTTGCTTTCCAACGGCCGGCGAGCGCGTATCGAGAAATTAGCGAAGCAAATCGACCTCCCATTTGTTTCACTCGCATTCAAACCATTTCCCTTCGGTTGTCGCAAGGCAGCCCGGAAATTAGGAGTTTGCACCCGAAACTCGGCGATCGTTGGAGATCAGGTATTCGCCGACGTCATGGCTGGAAAACTTGCAGGCCTATTCACAATCTTGGTTTGTCCGACGAGTACGGCAGAACCTTGGTTTACTCGCGTCAAACGCCCCATCGAGCGGTTTGTATTGGCACGCATGGCATGCCAACCCCGTTCGACAGTTCAGGCAACCTACACTCCTCAGAACAACAAACCGGTGGGGAACAACAGCAAGTGA
- a CDS encoding glycosyltransferase family 39 protein: protein MIASRGIWLILAAGTVVRVAIWLWLGNAPPAVGDERDYDTLAVNLVEHQVYAFQPDVLTSLRPPLYPLLVAGVYEACGVRNWQAVRGLQIVISLATVWLIYQLGKAIYSPPTALLAAGLTCFYPSLIAYNSLLLTETLFTFLLCASCLAIIRAFQSNRATMWAASGVLLGLGSLTRSILWLLPPLLVLWILGCGQSNLAHRCKAAAAMCLAFSIVIVPWSIRNTRLQHTFITIDVMGGRNLMMGNYDHTPLYRAWDAIGVSGDKAWHRVLKAENPQAKNLTQGQIDKLAMASGLKYMLAHPQLTAQRCLIKFINFWQLEREIVAGAKEGNFTPLPNSAVVALATMIVGSYCLVAFAGVFGLLLVPPSNRMIHYLLLLLIGFTCALHTLTFGHSRYHLPLIPIVALYAAAAIVSAKTIWQQRLSWRFATAITLCTLLALSWGWEFIWADPQRYFGAP, encoded by the coding sequence ATGATTGCTTCTCGCGGAATCTGGCTGATTTTGGCGGCAGGCACTGTGGTGCGCGTGGCGATTTGGCTGTGGCTGGGCAATGCGCCTCCCGCCGTCGGCGATGAGCGCGATTACGATACTCTGGCGGTGAATCTGGTGGAACATCAAGTATATGCCTTTCAACCCGACGTTTTGACGTCGCTGCGGCCACCCCTCTATCCGTTGCTCGTGGCTGGAGTGTACGAAGCGTGCGGAGTTCGAAATTGGCAAGCGGTGCGCGGCCTGCAGATCGTCATTAGCTTGGCGACGGTTTGGCTGATTTATCAGCTCGGCAAGGCGATTTATTCACCGCCGACTGCACTTCTGGCGGCGGGTTTGACTTGCTTTTATCCTTCGCTGATTGCATACAATTCCCTCCTTTTGACGGAAACCTTGTTTACATTTCTGTTGTGCGCGAGTTGCTTGGCGATTATCCGAGCATTTCAGAGCAATCGTGCGACTATGTGGGCCGCTTCCGGCGTGCTACTGGGGCTGGGATCGCTGACTCGAAGCATCCTTTGGTTGCTGCCGCCGCTGTTGGTGCTATGGATTCTCGGCTGCGGCCAGAGCAATCTCGCGCATCGATGCAAAGCGGCTGCCGCAATGTGCTTAGCGTTTTCGATTGTCATCGTGCCGTGGTCGATTCGAAACACTCGCCTGCAGCATACTTTCATCACGATTGACGTGATGGGAGGCCGGAATTTGATGATGGGAAACTATGATCACACGCCGCTCTATCGGGCCTGGGATGCGATCGGCGTCTCTGGCGACAAAGCTTGGCATCGCGTTCTCAAGGCCGAGAATCCTCAGGCAAAGAATCTCACCCAAGGGCAAATCGATAAGCTGGCGATGGCCAGCGGGCTGAAGTACATGTTGGCGCATCCGCAACTCACCGCACAGCGCTGTCTCATCAAGTTCATCAATTTTTGGCAACTAGAGCGCGAAATTGTTGCAGGCGCCAAGGAAGGAAACTTTACTCCACTTCCTAATTCGGCAGTTGTCGCATTGGCGACGATGATCGTCGGCAGTTATTGCCTCGTGGCCTTTGCGGGAGTGTTTGGATTGCTGCTTGTTCCTCCCAGCAACCGAATGATTCATTACTTGTTGCTGTTGCTAATCGGATTTACCTGCGCATTGCATACCTTGACCTTCGGCCATTCGCGTTATCATTTGCCGTTGATTCCCATCGTGGCACTGTACGCCGCGGCAGCGATTGTTTCGGCAAAAACCATCTGGCAACAGCGGCTTTCCTGGCGATTCGCTACTGCCATCACACTTTGCACTTTGCTGGCACTCAGTTGGGGATGGGAATTCATCTGGGCCGATCCTCAGCGTTACTTTGGGGCACCGTGA
- a CDS encoding UbiA prenyltransferase family protein — MYDTSANSSIPLTPSNSDVAALASSEARHSLQGYTVADERSTWRQVGSYVSIARPDHWFKNVFMLLGALLAAFYHPELLSWSMVPDLFLGLVATCIVASSNYVINEILDAPTDRSHRVKRRRPIPSGMVRLPIAYAEWISLGIIGLGLASMVGFSFFVAAAALLVMGLVYNVPPLRTKEWPYIDVLSESVNNPLRLLLGWFAVSGHEVPPMSLLVFYWMIGAFFMASKRFAEYRSIADKASAGQYRSSFKYYDENRLLVSMFFYATAAALFLGVFIIRFKLELLLSIPLIAGSFSYYLLVALKPESAAQAPERLYRERGLTVYLGISVLVFVALMFTQIPALYRWFNVEPARVPALWKFEP; from the coding sequence ATGTACGACACTTCAGCAAATTCATCAATACCGTTGACCCCATCAAACTCTGATGTTGCCGCCCTTGCGTCCAGCGAGGCAAGACATTCGCTGCAAGGTTACACTGTTGCCGATGAGCGCTCGACTTGGCGCCAAGTCGGTTCGTATGTATCGATCGCGCGTCCCGACCATTGGTTTAAGAATGTCTTCATGCTGCTCGGCGCACTGCTTGCCGCTTTTTATCATCCAGAGCTGCTTTCTTGGAGCATGGTTCCCGATCTATTTTTGGGCCTCGTGGCCACATGCATTGTCGCGTCCAGCAACTATGTGATTAACGAGATCCTGGATGCCCCGACCGATCGCAGCCATCGCGTCAAACGACGCCGGCCCATTCCATCGGGAATGGTGCGGTTGCCCATCGCCTACGCGGAATGGATCTCGTTGGGGATTATCGGCTTAGGGCTGGCGTCGATGGTCGGGTTTTCTTTTTTTGTCGCCGCCGCCGCCTTGTTGGTGATGGGCTTAGTTTACAATGTGCCGCCGTTGCGCACGAAGGAATGGCCGTACATCGACGTGCTTTCGGAATCGGTCAATAATCCGTTGCGTTTATTGTTGGGTTGGTTTGCGGTCAGCGGCCATGAAGTTCCGCCGATGTCGCTGCTGGTCTTCTACTGGATGATCGGCGCATTTTTTATGGCGAGCAAGCGATTTGCAGAATATCGCTCGATTGCCGACAAGGCTAGCGCCGGCCAATATCGCAGCTCCTTCAAGTATTACGACGAAAACCGTCTGCTGGTGAGCATGTTCTTTTATGCGACGGCCGCTGCGCTGTTCCTGGGTGTTTTCATTATCCGCTTCAAGCTTGAATTGTTGCTTAGCATCCCTTTGATTGCTGGTTCTTTCAGCTACTACCTTCTCGTTGCATTGAAGCCGGAAAGCGCTGCCCAAGCCCCTGAGAGACTTTACCGCGAGCGCGGCCTAACGGTCTATTTAGGTATCAGCGTACTAGTCTTTGTGGCCCTTATGTTTACGCAGATTCCAGCGTTATATCGGTGGTTTAACGTCGAGCCTGCGCGCGTCCCGGCGCTCTGGAAATTCGAACCGTAG
- a CDS encoding glycosyltransferase, with product MTLPVVCQVLHSLNVGGAEILAANLARKLRDRFDFVFACLDERGTLGEQLQREGFEVEVIGRRAGVHWTCMRRLSAYFRQRQVQLIHAHQYTPFFYSAASGLFGRRPALLFTEHGRWYPDCRSRKRVFFNRVMLRPRDRVVGVGEHVRRALIENEGLDASRVAVIYNGVSSRPAAHDAEENTLRAQVRAELGIAKSEFVVIQVARLDPLKDHLTAIEALAEIVETRRNIHLVLVGAGPEQPSILSAVGKRSLTSFVHLLGLRADVDRLLKAADCFLLTSISEGIPLTVIEAMMAGLPVVATSVGGVPEVVQHNLTGLLVAPRSPREVAAALLQLADDPNRCTALGATGRNRARDHFSDNRMNASYAKMYENMLGG from the coding sequence GTGACCCTTCCCGTCGTTTGCCAGGTCTTGCATAGCCTGAATGTCGGCGGCGCCGAGATCCTGGCGGCGAACCTGGCAAGAAAATTACGCGACCGCTTCGACTTCGTGTTTGCCTGCCTTGACGAACGGGGAACGCTAGGCGAGCAACTGCAGCGAGAAGGCTTCGAAGTTGAAGTGATCGGTCGTCGAGCGGGCGTCCATTGGACGTGCATGCGGCGGTTGAGCGCTTACTTTCGACAGCGGCAAGTTCAATTGATCCACGCCCATCAATACACGCCCTTCTTCTATTCGGCGGCCAGTGGCCTGTTCGGTCGTCGACCGGCGCTGCTGTTTACTGAACATGGCCGCTGGTATCCAGACTGTCGCAGCCGAAAGCGGGTCTTCTTCAATCGAGTCATGCTTCGCCCACGCGACCGCGTCGTCGGCGTGGGAGAGCATGTGCGCCGTGCGCTGATTGAAAACGAGGGCCTCGACGCCAGCCGCGTCGCGGTGATTTACAATGGCGTCAGCTCGCGTCCCGCCGCTCATGATGCCGAGGAGAACACCCTTCGCGCGCAGGTTCGAGCGGAACTTGGAATCGCGAAAAGCGAGTTTGTTGTCATCCAAGTCGCCCGGCTCGATCCCCTCAAAGACCACCTTACGGCAATTGAAGCGCTGGCAGAAATCGTCGAGACGCGAAGAAACATTCACTTAGTGTTGGTTGGCGCCGGCCCGGAGCAGCCATCGATCTTGTCCGCCGTCGGTAAACGATCCTTAACGAGCTTCGTCCATTTGCTGGGCCTTCGCGCCGACGTCGATCGGCTATTGAAGGCCGCCGACTGCTTCCTCTTGACCAGCATTAGCGAGGGAATTCCGCTTACCGTCATCGAAGCAATGATGGCTGGCCTGCCGGTCGTGGCAACATCCGTTGGAGGGGTTCCGGAAGTTGTGCAACACAATTTGACCGGTTTGCTGGTCGCGCCACGATCGCCACGCGAGGTTGCCGCAGCGCTATTGCAATTGGCCGATGATCCCAATCGCTGCACGGCGCTGGGCGCTACTGGCCGCAACCGGGCGCGCGATCATTTTTCCGACAATCGAATGAACGCTAGCTACGCCAAGATGTATGAAAACATGCTCGGCGGTTGA